The proteins below come from a single Panicum hallii strain FIL2 chromosome 7, PHallii_v3.1, whole genome shotgun sequence genomic window:
- the LOC112899103 gene encoding cationic peroxidase SPC4-like: protein MASSSSRAAAALVLAISFAAALISSATVTVNEPIADGLSWSFYDASCPSVEGTVRWHVTEALRRDIGIAAGLIRIFFHDCFPQGCDASVLLSGSNSEQLEVPNQTLRPEALKLIDDIRAALHRACGPKVSCADITTLATRDAVVASGGPYFDVPLGRRDGFAPASSDLVGTLPAPTFDVPTLIEAFKNRSLDTADLVALSGAHTVGRGHCASFSDRLPPNVDDTIDPAFRQKLTAKCAKDPNASQVLDVRTPNAFDSKYYSDLLAKQGLFKSDQGLMDHPATKRMATRFSLNQGAFFDQFARSMVKMSQMDVLTGNKGEIRRLSCAVRNARAAASSSSAAGLVHTAADEGLAAEA from the exons ATGGCCAGCTCCAGCAGCAGAGCGGCGGCTGCCCTCGTCCTCGCCATCTCGTTCGCCGCCGCCCTGATCTCGTCGGCCACCGTGACCGTGAACGAGCCCATCGCCGACGGCCTCTCCTGGAGCTTCTACGACGCGTCCTGCCCCTCGGTGGAGGGCACCGTGCGCTGGCACGTCACCGAGGCGCTCCGCCGCGACATCGGCATCGCCGCCGGACTCATCAGAATCTTCTTCCACGACTGCTTCCCGCAG GGCTGCGACGCCTCCGTCCTCCTGTCGGGGTCCAACAGCGAGCAGCTTGAGGTCCCCAACCAGACGCTGCGCCCCGAGGCCCTGAAGCTCATCGACGACATCCGCGCCGCCCTCCACCGCGCCTGCGGCCCCAAGGTGTCCTGCGCCGACATCACCACGCTCGCCACCAGGGACGCCGTCGTCGCG TCCGGCGGTCCCTACTTCGACGTGCCTCTGGGTCGCCGCGACGGGTTCGCGCCGGCGTCGAGCGACCTGGTCGGCACCCTGCCGGCCCCCACCTTCGACGTTCCCACGCTGATCGAGGCGTTCAAGAACCGGAGCCTGGACACGGCGGACCTGGTGGCGCTCTCCGGCGCGCACACCGTGGGGCGCGGCCACTGCGCCTCCTTCAGCGACCGGCTCCCACCCAACGTGGACGACACCATCGACCCGGCGTTCCGGCAGAAGCTGACGGCCAAGTGCGCCAAGGACCCCAACGCCAGCCAGGTGCTGGACGTGCGCACGCCCAACGCCTTCGACAGCAAGTACTACTCGGACCTGCTCGCGAAGCAGGGGCTGTTCAAGTCGGACCAGGGGCTCATGGACCACCCGGCCACCAAGCGCATGGCCACGCGCTTCTCCCTCAACCAGGGCGCCTTCTTCGACCAGTTCGCCAGGTCCATGGTGAAGATGAGCCAGATGGACGTGCTCACCGGCAACAAGGGGGAGATCCGCCGACTCAGCTGCGCCGTGCGCAACGCCagggccgccgcctcctcctcatCAGCAGCAGGACTAGTCCACACCGCCGCCGACGAGGGGCTCGCGGCCGAGGCCTGA
- the LOC112900921 gene encoding PI-PLC X domain-containing protein At5g67130-like, which yields MTSTTRQHLLGAAAIITLAAIRLASGAALVGGSCTASSSGGCGAGLRCTSCVPPPGTGPAACARTTPIDPKAHGAALPFNRYSWLTTHNSFAIVGTRSPLGSAIISPPNQEDSVTSQLRNGVRGLMLDAYDFNNAVWLCHSFSGKCFAFTAYVPALGVLKEVEAFLAANPSEVVTIFLEDYAAPGSLSNVFNAAGLTKYWFPVERMPNKPGAEWPLLKDMIAENHRLVVFTSKRGKQGSEGLAYQWDYVVENQYGSQGLVDGTCPSRAESKPMDSTTQSLVLMNFFTTNPSQSWACGNNSAPLVSRLRTCYDAASKRWPNFIAVDFYMRSTGGGAPLATDVANGRLQCGCDSIAYCKSGTCAMPSPPPPAAAAAPSPGPVPGPGPGPAAAPAPTPSIIFLSSSSPGPAAYAK from the exons ATGACGTCGACGACCCGGCAGCACCTGCTGGGCGCGGCGGCCATCATTACTCTGGCCGCCATCAGGTTGGCTTCCGGAGCGGCGCTGGTGGGCGGGTCGTGCACGGCGTCGTCCTCGGGCGGGTGCGGCGCCGGCCTGCGCTGCACCAGCTGCGTGCCTCCGCCGGGGACGGGCCCCGCCGCCTGCGCCAGGACGACGCCCATCGACCCCAAGGCACACGGAGCCGCGCTGCCCTTCAACCGCTACTCGTGGCTGACCACCCACAACTCCTTCGCCATCGTCGGCACCAGGTCGCCGCTGGGCTCCGCCATCATCTCGCCGCCCAACCAGGAGGACTCCGTCACCAGCCAGCTCCGCAACGGCGTGAGGGGCCTCATGCTCGACGCCTACGACTTCAACAACGCCGTCTGGCTCTGCCACTCCTTCAGCGGCAAGTGCTTCGCCTTCACCGCCTACGTGCCCGCCCTCGGCGTGCTCAAGGAGGTGGAGGCGTTCCTGGCGGCCAACCCGTCGGAGGTGGTCACCATCTTCCTGGAGGACTACGCAGCGCCGGGGTCCCTCAGCAACGTCTTCAACGCCGCCGGGCTCACCAAGTACTGGTTCCCGGTGGAAAGGATGCCCAACAAGCCGGGCGCCGAGTGGCCGCTGCTCAAGGACATGATCGCGGAGAACCACCGGCTGGTCGTCTTCACGTCCAAGCGAGGCAAGCAAGGGAGCGAAGGACTGGCATACCAGTGGGACTACGTCGTCGAGAACCAGT ACGGCAGCCAGGGTTTGGTTGATGGCACATGCCCCAGCCGGGCCGAGTCGAAGCCCATGGACTCTACGACCCAGTCTCTGGTGCTGATGAACTTCTTCACCACCAACCCCAGCCAGAGCTGGGCCTGCGGCAACAACTCGGCGCCGCTGGTCAGCAGGCTCAGGACCTGCTATGACGCCGCCAGCAAGCGCTGGCCCAACTTCATCGCCGTCGACTTCTACATGAGGAGcaccggcggcggagctcccCTGGCGACGGACGTCGCCAATGGCCGCCTCCAGTGTGGATGCGACAGCATAGCATACTGCAAGTCAGGGACATGCGCTATgccatctcctcctcctccggcagcggcagcggcaccGTCTCCTGGTCCTGTTCCTGGTCCTGGCCCAGGCCCAGCAGCAGCTCCAGCTCCAACTCCAAGCATCATCTTCCTATCATCGTCGTCACCTGGGCCTGCTGCATACGCCAAATAA
- the LOC112899099 gene encoding tubby-like F-box protein 7, producing the protein MPFRSMVRDLRESFGNISRRKFEVRIYHRGKSLGSSSDLQDGPMVIQQSRWASLPPELLRDVMKRLEEDESSWPSRKDVVSCASVCTTWRDVCKDIVRSPEICAKLTFPVSLKQPGPRDGVIQCFIKRDKSKLTYRLYLCLSSAVLDENGKFLLAARRSRRTTHTDYAISMDSKNFSRSSAGYIGKLRSNFLGTKFVIYDTQPPFNAGRLCSQERPPSRRLSSRKVSPKVPVGSYPIGQVNYELNVLGTRGPRRMQCTMHSIPESAVEPGGVVPGQPKELLPRLFDESFRSTATSFSKYSIADSSMDLSSCRYSECGGGNPQGGDAADKERPLVLRNKAPRWHEQLQCWCLNFRGRVTVASVKNLQLIASVPPAASAGASAQPQASVPSSTSSHDTVILQFGKVARDIFTMDYRYPLSAFQAFAICLTSFDTKLACE; encoded by the exons ATGCCTTTTCGGAGTATGGTTCGTGATTTAAGAGAAAGCTTTGGTAACATATCGAGGCGTAAGTTTGAGGTGAGAATTTATCACAGAGGGAAGTCTCTTGGATCTTCAAGTGACCTGCAAGACGGGCCTATGGTAATTCAGCAAAGCAGATGGGCTAGCCTTCCTCCTGAGTTACTCCGCGATGTGATGAAAAGGTTGGAGGAAGATGAGAGTAGTTGGCCATCCCGCAAGGATGTTGTTTCTTGTGCCTCTGTTTGTACAACCTGGAGGGATGTGTGTAAGGATATAGTGAGAAGTCCAGAAATTTGCGCAAAGCTCACATTTCCAGTATCTCTTAAGCAG CCTGGACCACGAGATGGAGTGATCCAATGTTTCATAAAAAGGGACAAATCAAAACTGACGTACCGTCTCTACTTGTGCCTTAGCTCTG CTGTGCTTGATGAGAACGGGAAGTTCCTGCTAGCTGCCAGGAGGAGCCGGAGGACTACGCACACCGACTATGCCATTTCTATGGATTCAAAAAATTTCTCGCGATCGAGTGCTGGATACATTGGGAAGTTGAG GTCAAATTTCCTTGGAACCAAATTCGTCATTTATGACACACAGCCTCCATTCAACGCGGGGAGACTTTGCTCACAGGAACGGCCCCCTAGCCGTCGGTTGTCTTCCAGGAAAGTGTCACCAAAAGTTCCAGTGGGTAGCTACCCCATTGGACAGGTGAACTATGAGCTGAATGTGCTCGGCACCCGGGGGCCAAGGCGGATGCAATGCACTATGCATTCCATCCCAGAGTCAGCAGTAGAGCCTGGCGGTGTTGTGCCTGGGCAACCGAAAGAGCTCCTTCCGAGGTTATTCGACGAGTCCTTCCGCAGCACAGCAACTTCCTTCTCCAAATACTCCATCGCAGATAGCTCCATGGACTTGAGCAGTTGTCGGTACTCCGAGTGTGGTGGAGGAAACCCGCAGGGTGGCGACGCTGCAGACAAGGAGAGGCCCCTGGTTCTGCGCAATAAGGCGCCAAGGTGGCACGAGCAGCTGCAATGCTGGTGCCTCAACTTCCGTGGGCGTGTGACGGTGGCATCAGTCAAGAACTTGCAGCTGATAGCTTCTGTGCCACCGGCAGCTTCAGCAGGGGCTTCGGCGCAGCCCCAGGCGTCGGTTCCGTCCTCGACGTCAAGCCATGACACGGTGATCTTGCAATTCGGCAAAGTTGCAAGGGATATATTCACCATGGACTACCGGTACCCGCTGTCGGCTTTCCAGGCCTTCGCCATATGTTTGACCAGCTTTGACACGAAGCTGGCCTGCGAATAA
- the LOC112899100 gene encoding uncharacterized protein LOC112899100, giving the protein MRATMPPTDSSSPAAPLASIGRSIRSLRRDQNQIHSFHAAGDSDLDAADAFQRRAADLLTDLLADGQPDLLSLAWTSRLLDAFLLCLDEFRALLFGPGAAAAARPPLDRLVADFFDRAVKALDLCNAVRDGLDLVRQWRKHLAIAAAVLAAAPLGEAQIRRARKALTDLTILMLDDRDGGGGVVGQRNRSFGRANKDARPHAQAQGHHRRSSSGGSSGSGSGSHLRSLSWSVSRAWSAARQLQAIGGGLPVPRPNDITATGGLASAVYAMGAVLFIVAFALVAAIPCQDRGLQAHFSVPRNFPWSGPVTTLYDRIIEESKKKDRKNSCGLLKEIHQIELCSRHLMDITDTAEFPLPEKRDADVQEATRELVQVCQSLKDGLDPLERQVREMFHRIVRTRTEILDCLSRPHGTE; this is encoded by the coding sequence ATGCGAGCCACAATGCCGCCCACCGATTCCTCCTccccggccgcgccgctcgcctccATCGGCCGCTCCATCCGCTCCCTCCGCCGCGACCAGAACCAGATCCACTCCTTCCACGCCGCCGGAGACTCCGACCTCGACGCCGCCGACGCCTtccagcgccgcgccgccgacCTCCTCACCGACCTCCTCGCCGACGGCCAGCCCGACCTGCTCTCCCTCGCCTGGACCAGCCGCCTCCTCGACgccttcctcctctgcctcgaTGAGTTCCGCGCCCTCCTCTTCGGCCCCGgggccgcagccgccgcgcgccccccgCTCGACCGCCTCGTCGCCGACTTCTTCGACCGCGCCGTCAAGGCGCTCGACCTATGCAACGCCGTCCGCGACGGCCTTGACCTCGTCCGCCAGTGGCGCAAGCatctcgccatcgccgccgccgtcctcgccgcgGCTCCGCTCGGGGAGGCCCAGATCCGCCGCGCCCGCAAGGCGCTCACCGACCTCACCATCCTTATGCTCGACGacagggacggcggcgggggcgtcGTCGGCCAGCGCAACCGCTCCTTCGGGCGCGCCAACAAGGACGCACGCCCCCACGCCCAAGCCCAGGGACACCACCGAcggagcagcagcggcggcagctCAGGCTCAGGCTCAGGCTCCCACCTCAGGTCCTTGTCGTGGAGCGTCTCACGGGCCTGGTCCGCGGCGCGCCAGCTGCAGGCCATCGGCGGAGGCCTACCGGTGCCCCGCCCGAACGACATCACCGCCACAGGAGGCCTTGCTTCCGCAGTCTACGCCATGGGCGCCGTGCTCTTCATCGTCGCCTTTGCGCTTGTGGCTGCAATACCGTGCCAGGACCGCGGACTCCAGGCGCATTTCTCGGTGCCCAGGAACTTCCCCTGGTCTGGCCCCGTCACCACGCTCTACGACCGCATCATCGAAGAGTCCAAGAAGAAGGACCGCAAGAACTCGTGCGGCCTGCTCAAGGAGATCCACCAGATTGAGCTCTGCTCCAGGCACCTCATGGACATCACTGACACCGCCGAGTTCCCGTTGCCCGAGAAGAGGGATGCTGAtgtgcaggaagctacgcgggaGTTAGTCCAGGTGTGCCAATCGCTCAAGGACGGGCTCGATCCTCTTGAGAGGCAGGTCAGGGAGATGTTCCACCGGATTGTGCGCACCCGCACAGAAATCCTGGACTGCTTGAGCAGGCCCCATGGCACAGAGTGA
- the LOC112899104 gene encoding cationic peroxidase SPC4-like: MATSTTRVVRGSGVLVAIMAMAMAVATATMMTNDDTAAAWSLAVDFHALSCPDLHGMVHSAVAAARGQDVQVTAGLLRIFFHDCFPQGCDASILLDGWNSEKKMIQNEGLQQRALDLIESIRDTVHKRCGATVSCADILALATGYAVTLAGGPWISMPLGRRDSLEPAPFWAVNNSLPRPDADVNTLIDRFRSKGLGDHADLVALSGAHTVGKARCKNFRDRISRPNDDFTWRLAGFCGNDGNRQQNLDVITPDTFDNRYFVDLRNRQGVLTTDQGIANDGRTSWLIKGFADNQAWFFGQFAQSMVKLSQMRGAGGGEIRGNCFRRNAGGINLHQTQTDAAAAGDDEATTLAASA, encoded by the exons ATGGCAACGTCGACTACTAGGGTTGTTAGGGGTAGCGGCGTCCTCGTGGCCATCATGGCCATGGCCATGGCCGTCGCGACGGCGACGATGATGACGAACGACGACACTGCAGCTGCTTGGAGCTTGGCCGTGGACTTCCACGCGCTGTCGTGCCCGGACCTGCACGGCATGGTGCACtccgccgtggcggcggcgcgtggccaGGACGTCCAGGTCACCGCCGGCCTCCTCCGCATCTTCTTCCACGACTGCTTCCCGCAGGGGTGCGACGCCTCCATCCTGCTCGACGGCTGGAACTCCGAGAAGAAGATGATACAGAACGAGGGCCTGCAGCAGAGGGCGCTCGACCTCATCGAGAGCATCCGCGACACGGTGCACAAGCGCTGCGGAGCCACCGTGTCGTGCGCCGACATCCTCGCGCTCGCCACAGGCTACGCCGTCACCCTG GCCGGTGGTCCTTGGATCTCCATGCCCCTCGGCCGCCGCGACAGCCTGGAGCCGGCTCCGTTTTGGGCCGTCAACAACAGCCTCCCGCGTCCGGACGCCGACGTGAACACGCTCATCGACAGGTTCCGCAGCAAGGGCCTGGGCGACCACGCCGACCTGGTGGCGCTCTCCGGCGCCCACACCGTCGGCAAGGCGCGCTGCAAAAACTTCAGAGACCGCATCAGCCGTCCCAACGACGACTTCACCTGGAGGCTGGCCGGCTTCTGCGGCAACGACGGCAACCGGCAGCAGAACCTGGACGTCATCACGCCGGACACCTTCGACAACAGGTACTTTGTGGACCTGCGAAACAGGCAGGGGGTGCTGACCACCGACCAGGGGATCGCCAACGACGGCCGCACCAGCTGGCTCATCAAAGGCTTCGCCGACAACCAGGCCTGGTTCTTCGGCCAGTTCGCGCAGTCCATGGTGAAGCTCAGCCAGATGAGGGGCGCCGGAGGAGGAGAGATCCGCGGCAACTGCTTCAGGCGCAACGCCGGCGGCATCAACCTGCACCAGACACAGacagacgccgccgccgccggagacgACGAGGCCACTACTCTCGCGGCCTCAGCTTAA
- the LOC112899102 gene encoding cationic peroxidase SPC4-like, whose protein sequence is MAPAPLISCRASVLAVGLLLAAAVSASARPLTLTTLGSGASTNATSGGGLSVYYHLGSCPQLETIVRSHVDAALRQNVRLTAGLLRVFFHDCFPQGCDASILLDNGERNLPPNVGLQQEVLQLIEDIRAKVHAQCGATVSCADITVLATRDAVNLAGGPAFTVPLGRLDSLAPASDNDVFKLPPPTATVDELLTAFKNAGLSDPADLVSLSGAHTVGKARCSSFGAVSGPAGDDITRCITETCSAAGSGDRLRDLDFLTPNVFDNLYFIELTLKKNQGVMLPSDQALVSDSRTSWLVQGFADNHWWFFDQFKTSMVKMSQLKGPQGNVGEVRRNCFRRNAAASLQDAGDEGLAASA, encoded by the coding sequence atggCTCCAGCTCCTCTAATAAGCTGCCGGGCGAGTGTCCTGGCCGTCGGCCtgctcctggccgccgccgtcagCGCGAGCGCGAGGCCTCTGACTCTGACGACGCTGGGTAGCGGTGCTAGTACCAACGCCACCAGCGGTGGTGGCCTGTCCGTCTACTACCACCTCGGCTCCTGCCCGCAGCTGGAGACCATCGTCCGCTCCCACGTCGACGCCGCGCTCCGCCAGAACGTCCGCCTCAccgccggcctcctccgcgTCTTCTTCCACGACTGCTTCCCGCAGGGCTGCGACGCCTCCATCCTCCTCGACAACGGCGAGCGCAACCTGCCACCCAACGTCGGCctccagcaggaggtgctgcAGCTCATCGAGGACATCCGGGCCAAGGTGCACGCCCAGTGCGGCGCCACCGTCTCCTGCGCCGACATCACCGTGCTCGCCACGCGCGACGCCGTCAACCTGGCCGGCGGCCCCGCCTTCACGGTGCCCCTGGGCCGCCTCGACAGCCTGGCGCCCGCCTCCGACAACGACGTCTTCAAGctcccgccgcccaccgccaccGTGGACGAGCTCCTCACCGCCTTCAAGAACGCGGGCCTCTCCGACCCGGCCGACCTCGTGTCGCTCTCCGGCGCCCACACCGTGGGCAAGGCGCGCTGCAGCTCCTTCGGCGCAGTGTCGGGGCCCGCCGGGGACGACATCACCAGGTGCATCACGGAGACGTGCTCGGCGGCCGGCAGCGGCGACCGGCTGCGCGACCTCGACTTTTTGACGCCCAACGTGTTCGACAACCTCTACTTCATCGAGCTGACGCTGAAGAAGAACCAGGGGGTGATGCTGCCGTCGGACCAGGCGCTGGTGAGCGACTCGCGCACCAGCTGGCTCGTCCAGGGGTTCGCCGACAACCACTGGTGGTTCTTCGACCAGTTCAAGACCTCGATGGTGAAGATGAGCCAGCTCAAGGGGCCCCAGGGGAACGTCGGAGAGGTCCGCCGCAACTGCTTCAGGCgcaacgccgccgccagcctccaagacgccggcgacgagggccTTGCGGCATCTGCCTGA
- the LOC112899101 gene encoding WAT1-related protein At1g25270-like, protein MGGGGSGDDVARPVAAMVLVQVVFAGVNIFYKLAVSNGMDMRVLVAYRYLFASAFLAPLAYFIERRNRTKLTWRVVVLSFICGLTGGSLAQNLYISGMKLTSATFASATTNLIPAFTFLLALIFRYERLAIRSCSGQAKLAGTFLGVAGAMLLTFYKGADITPWHSRRGPQHAGAGLHPAAAEAEATNRVMGSLLCISSCFFYALWLILQAKLSKEYPFHYSSTAIMCVMSTLQSVAFALCYDRDVAQWRLRFDVRLLSVVYSGVLASGVMLVVLSWCVKRRGPLFASVFNPLMLLVVAVLSSLLLGEKLHLGSALGAVLIVMGLYAVLWGKGRETKDAEVAKVGELPTTCITHPDHQQSEEDRWKQQDHQQQQRSTRR, encoded by the exons atgggcggcggcgggtccgGCGATGATGTGGCCAGGCCGGTGGCGGCGATGGTGCTGGTGCAGGTCGTCTTCGCCGGCGTCAACATCTTCTACAAGCTCGCCGTGTCCAATGGCATGGACATGAGGGTGCTCGTCGCCTACCGCTACCTCTTCGCCTCCGCCTTCCTAGCGCCGCTCGCATATTTCATCGagag GAGGAACCGAACCAAGTTGACGTGGAGAGTGGTGGTGCTGTCTTTCATCTGCGGCCTCACCGG AGGCTCGCTGGCGCAGAACCTGTACATCTCCGGCATGAAGCTCACCTCCGCCACCTtcgcctccgccaccaccaaccTCATCCCGGCCTTCACCTTCCTCCTCGCCCTCATCTTCCGCTACGAGCGCCTCGCCATCCGCAGCTGCTCCGGCCAGGCCAAGCTCGCCGGCACCTTCCTCGGCGTCGCCGGGGCCATGCTGCTCACCTTCTACAAGGGCGCCGACATCACGCCCTGGCACAGCCGCCGAGGCCCCCAGCATGCTGGGGCTGGGCTGCAcccggccgccgccgaggccgaggccACCAACCGCGTCATGGGCTCGCTGCTCTGCATCAGCAGCTGCTTCTTCTACGCGCTCTGGCTCATCCTCCAGGCCAAGCTCAGCAAAGAGTACCCCTTCCACTACTCCAGCACAGCCATCATGTGCGTCATGAGCACCCTGCAGTCCGTCGCCTTCGCGCTCTGCTACGACAGGGACGTCGCGCAGTGGCGCCTCCGCTTCGACGTCAGGCTCCTCTCCGTCGTCTACTCGGGCGTCCTCGCCTCGGGCGTCATGCTGGTGGTGCTCTCCTGGTGCGTGAAGCGGCGCGGCCCTCTCTTCGCCTCCGTCTTCAACCCGCTGATGCTGCTGGTGGTGGCCGTGCTCAGCTCGCTGCTCCTCGGCGAGAAGCTGCACCTCGGCAGCGCGCTCGGCGCGGTGCTCATCGTCATGGGGCTCTACGCCGTGCTCTGGGGCAAGGGACGCGAGACCAAGGACGCCGAGGTGGCCAAGGTCGGCGAGCTGCCCACCACCTGCATAACCCATCCAGACCATCAGCAGTCGGAGGAGGACAGGTGGAAGCAGCAggaccaccagcagcagcagcgatcGACGAGGAGATGA
- the LOC112899105 gene encoding cationic peroxidase SPC4-like: MATRNALAMGLLLAAVSAASAAMAPRLPMDGDDLFVDLQLQQDPCPQVEDIVRSAVQAALRRNIQLTAGLLRIFFHDCFPQGCDASVLLAGERDVPPNGGSLQPEALRLIEDIRREVHGKCGGPKVSCADILALATRDAVVVAGLPFFPIIRGRMDSRAPAPDVLRNLPSPSASVDELLDIFRRKGLGDPADLVALSGGHTVGKASCGVIRGNDDFSRGLAANCSASRSRKQSLDVITPDAFDNRYYVALRNRKGVLESDQGLADHPRTRNMVRDYANDQQLFFRQFRASMMKLSQLKPPAGSFEIRRDCSRPNARVDGDAGLAASA, encoded by the exons ATGGCAACGAGGAATGCCCTGGCCATGGGCCTGCTGCTCGCCGCCGTGTCCGCGGCATCAGCAGCAATGGCGCCTCGGCTGCCCATGGATGGCGATGACCTGTTCGTTGATCTCCAGCTGCAGCAAGACCCGTGCCCGCAGGTGGAGGACATCGTGCGCTCTGCCGTGCAGGCGGCGCTCCGCCGGAACATCCAGCTGACCGCCGGCCTCCTCCGCATCTTCTTCCACGACTGCTTCCCGCAG GGTTGCGACGCGTCGGTCCTTCTTGCCGGCGAGCGGGACGTTCCGCCCAACGGCGGGTCGCTGCAGCCTGAGGCGCTGCGGCTGATCGAGGACATCCGCAGGGAGGTGCACGGCAAGTGCGGCGGCCCCAAGGTGTCGTGCGCCGACATTCTCGCGCTCGCCACCAGGgacgccgtcgtcgtcgccggactgcccttcttccccATCATCCGCGGGCGCATGGACAGCCGCGCGCCCGCTCCCGACGTGCTCCGGAACCTCCCGTCGCCCTCCGCCTCGGTGGACGAGCTCCTGGACATATTCCGGCGCAAGGGCCTGGGCGACCCCGCCGACCTGGTGGCCCTCTCCGGCGGGCACACCGTCGGCAAGGCCAGCTGCGGCGTGATCAGAGGGAACGACGACTTCTCCAGGGGGCTGGCGGCCAACTGCTCGGCCAGCCGGAGCCGGAAGCAGAGCCTGGACGTGATCACGCCGGACGCCTTCGACAACAGGTACTACGTGGCGCTGCGGAACAGGAAGGGGGTGCTCGAGTCGGACCAGGGGCTGGCTGACCACCCCCGCACCAGGAACATGGTCAGGGATTACGCCAATGACCAGCAGCTCTTCTTCAGACAGTTCCGCGCCTCCATGATGAAGCTCAGCCAGCTGAAGCCGCCGGCGGGCAGCTTTGAGATCCGACGCGACTGCTCCAGGCCCAACGCCCGTGTCGACGGCGATGCCGGCCTTGCAGCCTCGGCCTGA